In the genome of Cutibacterium equinum, one region contains:
- the hisB gene encoding imidazoleglycerol-phosphate dehydratase HisB, with protein sequence MSHRCAHVHRETSESTVDVSIDLDGTGESTIFTGVGFYDHMLTALAKHSGIDMTITTTGDVEIDGHHSVEDTAIALGQALGQALGDKRGITRFGDAMVPLDEALAQCVVDVAGRPWAECTGEPDGQVYARIGGSGVAYQGSMTYHVVSSLALNAGLCVHLRLLAGRDPHHICEAQYKALARALRAAIAVDPRQAGIVPSTKGVLNV encoded by the coding sequence ATGAGTCACCGCTGCGCTCATGTTCACCGGGAGACCTCTGAGTCCACCGTCGACGTCTCCATCGATCTGGATGGCACGGGGGAGTCGACCATCTTCACCGGGGTCGGCTTCTACGACCACATGCTCACCGCCCTGGCCAAGCACTCGGGCATCGACATGACGATCACCACCACCGGTGACGTCGAGATCGACGGCCACCACAGCGTCGAGGACACCGCCATCGCCCTGGGTCAGGCCCTGGGCCAGGCCCTTGGGGACAAGAGGGGCATCACCCGCTTCGGTGACGCCATGGTTCCTCTCGACGAAGCTCTCGCCCAGTGCGTCGTCGACGTCGCCGGTCGCCCGTGGGCCGAGTGCACTGGTGAGCCCGACGGCCAGGTCTATGCCCGCATCGGCGGATCCGGTGTCGCCTACCAGGGATCCATGACCTATCACGTCGTGTCGTCCCTGGCCCTCAATGCCGGCCTGTGCGTGCACCTGCGTCTGCTGGCCGGACGCGATCCCCACCACATCTGCGAGGCCCAGTACAAGGCCTTGGCGCGGGCACTGCGGGCGGCCATCGCCGTCGACCCGCGTCAGGCCGGGATCGTCCCCAGTACGAAGGGTGTTCTCAATGTCTGA
- a CDS encoding histidinol-phosphate transaminase translates to MTHRRPTSQPRPVAKPQPNPIELADLPLRPELVGQEPYGAPQLDVPVRLNVNENPYPPSEAVRKEMAKAVANAAKELNRYPDREATALREDLAKYIGFSVSSDQIWPANGSNEVMTHILQAFGGPGRTLLTFTPTYSMYPEYARNTHTDYVTRARNASFSLTTDEILDAIDEVKPDIILLDSPNNPTGTTIPVAVIDEVCAASDAIIVVDEAYQEFTDAPEDSAIALLAKHGRLVVVRTLSKAFALAGGRLGYAVAAPAVVDALRIVRLPYHLSEVSQVVSRVAVAHAPEMLARVDELRETRANLEDWLRGHGLDVVSSQANFILFGRFADRHAVFEALLDHGVLVREVGPTGYLRVCAGTPRQTDAFRAALLDVLPTARRLETEED, encoded by the coding sequence ATGACCCATCGTCGACCAACTTCCCAGCCCCGTCCGGTCGCCAAGCCTCAACCGAACCCCATCGAGTTGGCCGACCTGCCGCTTCGTCCCGAGTTGGTGGGCCAGGAACCCTATGGCGCCCCCCAACTTGACGTCCCGGTGCGTCTCAACGTCAATGAGAACCCGTACCCGCCGTCGGAAGCGGTGCGCAAGGAGATGGCCAAGGCTGTCGCCAATGCCGCTAAGGAGCTCAACCGCTACCCGGACCGGGAGGCCACAGCTCTGCGTGAGGACCTGGCCAAGTACATCGGATTTTCGGTCAGCAGCGATCAGATCTGGCCGGCCAATGGCTCCAACGAGGTCATGACTCACATCCTGCAAGCCTTCGGAGGCCCGGGTCGCACCCTGTTGACCTTCACCCCGACCTACTCGATGTACCCCGAGTACGCCCGTAACACCCACACCGACTACGTCACTCGCGCCCGCAATGCCTCGTTCAGCCTGACCACTGACGAGATCCTGGATGCCATCGATGAGGTTAAGCCGGACATCATCCTGCTGGACTCCCCGAACAACCCGACCGGCACCACCATCCCGGTGGCGGTCATCGACGAGGTCTGTGCGGCCAGCGACGCGATCATCGTCGTCGACGAGGCATACCAGGAGTTCACCGACGCCCCTGAGGACTCGGCCATTGCGCTGCTTGCCAAGCATGGACGACTCGTCGTCGTGCGCACCCTGTCAAAAGCATTTGCCCTGGCCGGAGGCCGTCTGGGATATGCCGTCGCGGCTCCCGCCGTGGTGGACGCCCTGCGGATCGTCCGGTTGCCCTACCACCTGTCGGAGGTGTCCCAGGTGGTCTCTCGGGTCGCTGTGGCCCATGCTCCCGAGATGCTCGCCCGGGTCGACGAACTCCGTGAGACCCGCGCCAACCTTGAGGACTGGCTGCGCGGGCACGGTCTGGACGTCGTCTCCTCCCAGGCGAACTTCATCCTCTTCGGGAGGTTCGCCGACCGTCACGCGGTCTTCGAGGCCCTACTTGACCACGGCGTTCTCGTCCGTGAGGTGGGTCCGACGGGCTACCTGCGGGTGTGCGCTGGCACTCCTCGACAGACGGACGCATTCCGGGCTGCACTGCTCGACGTCCTTCCGACTGCCCGTCGACTCGAGACCGAGGAGGATTGA
- the hisH gene encoding imidazole glycerol phosphate synthase subunit HisH: MSDPVRVGIIDHGSGNLHSVERALRKVGATVTVSHDLAVLDDNDALVLPGVGALAACMAGLRAMGGDHLVHRWVDEGRPVLGICVGHQMLFERGRERGVDVECLGVLPGVVEELPARRLPHMGWNTVDPAARTRLFQHVGDERFYFVHSYGVLVDGHDDHVTAATHQGVTFVAAEEVGSVTSTQFHPEKSGAAGLSLLQRWLAVVS; encoded by the coding sequence ATGTCTGATCCGGTGCGGGTTGGCATCATCGACCACGGGTCGGGAAACCTGCACTCGGTCGAGCGCGCCCTGCGCAAGGTTGGTGCCACCGTCACCGTCTCCCACGACCTGGCTGTCCTGGACGACAATGACGCCCTCGTTCTGCCTGGAGTGGGGGCCTTGGCAGCCTGCATGGCAGGGCTGCGCGCCATGGGTGGGGACCACCTGGTGCATCGTTGGGTTGATGAGGGACGGCCTGTGCTCGGGATCTGTGTCGGCCACCAGATGCTCTTCGAGCGCGGTAGGGAACGGGGAGTCGACGTCGAGTGTTTGGGGGTGCTGCCCGGTGTTGTCGAGGAGCTGCCGGCCCGTCGCCTGCCCCACATGGGGTGGAACACCGTCGACCCGGCAGCCCGGACGCGCCTGTTCCAGCATGTGGGAGACGAGAGGTTCTACTTCGTCCACTCCTACGGGGTGCTCGTGGACGGCCACGATGACCACGTCACGGCGGCCACTCATCAAGGGGTGACCTTCGTCGCGGCTGAGGAGGTTGGTTCGGTGACCTCCACCCAGTTCCATCCCGAGAAGTCCGGGGCCGCGGGCCTGTCCTTGCTTCAACGGTGGTTGGCCGTGGTGAGTTGA